The sequence below is a genomic window from Methylotuvimicrobium sp. KM2.
TTGGCTTTACCCAATAGTATCGAAACAGCCGTCATAGCCGGAGTGCCCGACGTTATTTGGATTGTATATTCGGCTTTTGGATAAGTGCTTTGGGCTTTATCCAGCATCGAATCAAAGGCGCGATAGATATCTCCAAAATGCGTTGGATCGGATAATGAAACCGGATTTTTTGTGATGGTTACATCGAAGCGCTCCTCAATATGGCGGAGAAACGAAGCAACCTCAGTTTCAGGTTTATCATATATCAGGTATAGGACATCATATCGCGAAGCCTCCAAAATACTTTCTAACGGTCCTGAACGCTTCGGATTCGCTGCCACACGAATATCCGTGTTTCCAATCCACGAAAAAAGTAATCTATTTTTCATTAATAATTTTATCAATTTAATAAAATAAATTATGCTTAAGTATCCGCGAAAATGAAGTACTGTCAATCCTGTAATCTTACCTTGAATGCTATCCTGGTTAGGCATTTTCACCGATCTAGTTGATGATGTTACTCCTCTGCTAACTTATTTCGGGAGGCCGAGCAAGCGCGCCAAGATTTTTCGCGAAAGCTGAAATGGGGTCCGTCCGATTTCAGCAGCGAAAAATGACTTGGCGATTATTGCCTTCGGCGGCCCCGATTCGCCCTGCGTCCGTGCCACTACGCCACATCATCGTATACTCGATGCGGCTCCGTAGCACTCCCACAAATGGCTTTACGCCGTGTCGCGATGCCTTGTATTTTGCCTCCGCCTGCGCTATTCGCGCAGACTCCGGCAAAACACCCGGCGCTACGGCTATCGGGGACTAAAAATCTTCACTTCGCTAACGCTCCGTTGTTGAGTAGACCGCAGGCACTTCCCCCACAGACTCTCGCAGAACGGTACGTGAACCTCTCGATTCATACCGCTCCCATCAGGCAAACGCACCTATCATTCCCGCCCGCCAATGGGCAAACAAGTTTGGATGTTGATCTGCAATCTTCTCCAGAAACAGCATTGCCTTTATTTTATGCTGGCGTAGCGGCTTGAACTTTCGTCTTACCCACCTCACCAGAGTCATGTTGACGTGACGACACATACCATATAACGCAGATCGGGTATAACAACCATAATAGCCTATCCATCCCCTAATGATGGGATTCAACCATTGTGCTATTTGCCCTAAGCTCAACTCGGTACGCGTTCTGACTCGTAACTTTCTGACCTTTCCTCGCATTGACTTCAGCGCCGCTTTACTCACCGCCGGCGTAAAGTTTACAAACACACTGTTTCTTTTGCGATTCCTACACAGTCGCCGTCTGAACGTATACCCCAGAAAATCAAAGGAGGTATGCTTATAGCGCCCTTTGCGACTTCCATCTTTACAGTAAACAATCTTGGTTTTCACCGGATGAAGTTCAAGCCCACAGGACTGAAAGCGTTGTTTCAGTGCTTCCAGCATGTGTTTGGCTTCTGCCTCACTCCGGCAGTGCACCAGACCATCATCGGCATAACGACACCAGGGTGTATCCGAGTAGTGCTTTTGCAACCATTTGTCGAAGACATAGTGCAGAAACAGATTACTGAGCACCGGACTGACAACTCCACCTTGTGGCGTGCCTTTTCCCCGGCTACTCAATTCCCCATTGGGCATCTGCATCGGCACCGTCAACCAGCGCTCGATATACAATCTCACCCAAGCCGTATCGGTATGCTTATAGACCGCTTTAAGCAATAGATCATGCGGTATATTGTCGAATAATCCCTTAATATCAAACTCAAGTACCCAGTCATAGCGCCAACAACGTTCTCGCGTGACACCCACCGCATCGAGTGCTGACTTATTCGGCCTGTAGCCATACGAGTCAGGCAAAAAGTGCGGCTCAACCTGGGGTTCAAATTCCAGTTTGACGACCATCTGAGCAATACGATCACTCACGGTGGGTATACCCAAAATCCGTTCGCCACCTGTTTTCTTCGGTATGGCTACCGCTTTGACAGGCGGCGGGAAGTAACTGCCGGACGACAGCCGATTCCATAACTTGTAAAGATTGTCTTTCAGATTTCTTTCAAAATCTGCCAACGATTGCCTATCAACACCTGCAGCACCCGCATTGGCTTTCACCAATTCAAATGCACGCATCACTTGCCATTTCGAAATGACAAATGGCTTTGCCTCGCTCATATCATCCTCCTGCCTTTCAACAGTTGTGATAGCAATAAAGGCTGCCTGATGTTGCCCCTTCGCTCCTCGTTCATTACAAACGCTTCAACACTACTACGAGCAACTCCGCCCCAGTATCACGCATCGGTACTCTCATACTTATCAATTTAGTGATTTGCATTTCTCCCTTAACATCATGATGACTGGTTCCCACAGTTCCCATTGAAAGCCCGGTACAGAGTCACGCCCACTATACGCCGGACACCATCTGCACAGACTTCGGATCCGCTTGCAGACTCATCCCTGAAGTCTTGGACGCCCCAGGTTTTGATGTCGAGTCTCTGAATAACGACGCGTCAACATAGGTTCGGTTTAACTCGTCTCTCTGTACCCTACCTGCTAATTATGAATTAGCTTTTCCTCAACGCTCACTACCTGCACTCTTAATACAAGCAGCTTGAGGTGGTTTAAAGCCGGTTTCCGACAACAGACTTTGATGGACCTACCATCATCTTCCAATGAGCTTATACACATCTGATCGCTATTTCCGTATAGCGTCAGTTTGTGTGCCTGTGGCACACTCCAAGATTTTCAGCGAACGAGAAAAAGCATATAACGGCGCATTACTTAATTAGTTGTCGCATTGTAAGATGCTTTTTAGTGACCGAGTTTACTGGTTTTCAGGATTGGCTAAAGGATGCGGAAAGGACTAATTTTTAAAAAGAATTAATTTAGCACAAGCGACTAAAAGTAATGCCGTCAAGAATGAATCTTAGTCAAATGCGGATTAGCCGTTGGCGGCTCTTTTCCTCCGAATACCAGCGATTCGTCATTAAAAAGTATCACATTGATCGTGGCCGATTTTTTGCCGCCTTCGACTTGGTATTTGATCACATTCAAGCCATGAACATCGCGAACATGCCAATTTTTCTTCAAAACTTTTTTCTGGATGGACGCCCAGTCTATGCGGCCGTCGGTTTGTGCCGATGCATAATCCTGGAAAATGCCGGGCGTCATTAGTGCCACGCCATCGTCGACTATGTGCACGCGAGCTTTGGGCCGATTGGTTTTTATTTCGCCGTTTTGTATGCCGTTGCGTAGCCATGCAAAAAACGCATCGGCAGGATCGTCCGTTTCATCATTGACCGGTACAGCCGATTCCGATTGTGCATTGGTATGGCTTTTCTGTTCTGTTGTGATGGCATCCGGATCGGGATTTGCCGGTTGACTTTCATCGAGAGCCCTATCGTCCGAGGGTAAGAAATTCTGCAAGTCAAAATCTTGCCTAAGTTGTTGTCGATTTGAAGCCGGTGATTCGTCTTCCGGCTCCATGGTCAAACTCGGCTCGTTTTCCTGATTGTGCTGCGATTCTTCAGGAGCAGTTTGATCCGAACCGGTCTTCATTGGCGTTATTACAGGACTTGGCCGACTTTTTTCGTTGCCCGCCGAAGCGCCTAACTTCGTTGACACCTCCATTTCGGCCGGGATGATGCGTCCCTCGAATGCCTTCGGTCGACTGTCGGAGTTTGGCCAGAGTTTCGCGATTGCAATGCGGATCATCGTCAATTCGTTGCTCCACCCTTCCCCCTCGACAATGCAGGGCCAGATGGCTTTATCACCATACGGGACCAAAACACCATGCTCCTGAAGAATATCGAACAGTCGGCCGTTTTTCGTGGGTACGCCGGTATGGCCTTCCTGGGTTAATTGATCTCTGATTGCATCCACTGTCCGTTTACTCACCAACCAACAGTCATCACCGCTGATCCAGCCGGCGGCTCCGTTTCTGTTTAACGGCAACTCTCCTGCGTTCAATAAATAGCGTAAAGCGGTCAGCATTTTTTCATGCAACGGTTTAGTCTTGACCACCGGCATTCGTCCGGAGTCTGCACCTAAATTGGTGGCCACCGATTTGCCATCGGCGATCCCGATAATTTCCCCGATGGATGGCGCATTGTCGATGTCGCCCGATACGCACGCTAACCATTGAGAAAATATGTATCGATCACTTGAGATCCAATTTAATGCGTAGGCAGGAATAATCCGATGGATTAATAATAATGACGCTTTTTCGTGTAAGCGGTATTGCCGGCCATGCTGGAATTCCGTGCTGTACCACGCGCTCTGCTCGTCTAAAAACGACTCCCAAGGCGACCACGACTTTGGTTGATGATCCAGATCGTAAACGGTCACGGTTTGATCGACGGCGACCTTGGCCACGTCATGACAGAGCGCGGCCAGGAAAACGGCGTAGGTCCATAAGTCTTGTTTGGCCGCGATTTCTTCGGCACCGCCGGTTTCCGATAAAAGATACGAACGTCGAATCTTCAACGCATTGACACAGACTTCCAGGGTATGCGTCAGCATACCTCCAGGGCCGGCATGATGATGCACTTCCGAGGCCGGCAACAGTTGTACGAATCGCGCGAAATTGCGCAGCGCATGGAGATAATAGCGGTTGAAATTGCGTTCCGACAATCCGGCCAATTCATTGATTTGTACAATCAGTCCCTTGTGGCGAGCCAACAGATCGTCTACTTTCCGAACGGTCAGAATACCGGGAATCTTGGGCGGAGCCGGCGTGGCTGCTTCGGATTTTTTCCGGTCTTTTTTTAGCCAGTTAAAATGCAACATGGGCTTATTCATCTCATAGAACTTTCTTGCCGTAGTCTTGCAGTAACCCACCCAGAGCGACATAGCGATGCGGCGCCGATGGCCTGCGACTCCGTATCAAACCTATTTTTGGGCACGGTTCCGAATGAACTTGCCCCGCCCCACTCCCGCATACCAACGACCAATCGCCGAATAACGCTGGGGCAACAAACCTCTGATTAAAAGCGATGCAGGTTTTGGAGTCGTCGTGTCGCTCAAGATAAATGTATTCTCTATTTTATAAGACTTTGTGGTAGATACAATTTTCGGTTCGACTGCGAGGTGCGTTATGTGTAGATGCCTGAAAATATCAACCGCAAGACCTGCAATAGTCATATCTAAAGTGAGCTCTAACGTCAATACAGAAAATGGTCTAATTTAAGGTGAAACCTGCTTTTTAAAAAAATATCACTTGTCATTATTGCGCCGCAGACCTTTCGGTTCATGGCGGGCTGCGGGCAAAGGGTGAATCAGTTTATCAACACGGCCCGAAGGACATTCACGCTTTGTCCATAGGCCTGTCACGCGGCATGTCTACTAGCCGAGACTTCATGTGGTGCCGCGTAATTCAGGCTTTGATATAGATGTTTTCATACTTAACGCTCCATAAGCGTTCCATAAAGACATTGGCGGCCTCATCGAACGGCCAAAACCGGCCGCTGAGGATGCTGGCAAAATTTTCCATCCCTAAGTTCAGTGAATGGCAGCTTTTCGGCAAGTAACTTTGCGTCCTCTTTGGCTCGACCCGGCCAAAAGCCGCCGGGCGAAACAAAAATGCAAATGGTAAATGTCTAGCCAAAAGCGGACATAAGGTAAGGTGAGTTTACGAACCACGCCAATCGCGAACTACCGGGCTTACGCGGCTGTCCAATTTAGATTTATATTTAGGGCGCCGCCTACCTCCCATCGTGTGTGTGGCTAAGGTTTCCCAAAGCCCTTACAATCACCGAAGTGAGCGCAGGAACCTACGGAGGCAGGCGACATAAACTAGTTGTAAGAGAAAATATACTCTTTTTTCTCTAAGCTATTTTTCAAATATTCTGGATCACTCCAGCTAACAATAAAGTCTCTATTAAGCACTATTTGGCTTTGTGAATTTACATTGAATTGTACTGGCTTTTGTTTGCTATCTAAGGTGATTTTTTTAACTTCTTCTATCATCTTTATTCTCACTGCCTCATCAATGTGTGGGCAAGCCAGATAATCAAAATAGAACATAAAGTATTCAGAATCTATAAACATATCATCGCTATTCAGCAAGTAACTATCAGCTGCTTTAATCAGCTCATCTCGTAGTTTCTGATACCCTGGTTTACTCTCTATATATAGCATGAATGTAATCCAACGAAAATAGAAATCATTGGTTTCTGAATGCTTCTCCAAGCTACCCAAATAGTCTTTCAGTTTATTCTCCGGCATCTGATATTTTGATGGTAGCATTGTTAAGATAATCAAGAGGTTTAATGTCTCAAGCCCAATCATATCATTCGCATGATTAATAAATATATTTATTGCTTGTTTAACATGGTCGAAAATTTTCTTGTGAATTATTTCTTTATGGCTTTCCGGCCAATCCGAAGTTCTTTCAAGCAGATCGTGAATTAATCTCGCCAATCTATCTGTTGGTCTTATCCGAATATCCATTGCATGAACAAAAAACAGCACATCCAAATCAACCAACAGCCAATTCAAATGAAATTCTTCTTTTTCATCAACTTCTGCTATTTTTGACAAGTACGAAAGCGTTCGCTTTGTAATTGCACTGAACAGATAGTTGGAAATTGAATTGTACTCAACCTTGTGATTTGCCAAAGCCATTTTGATTTCAGCTATTGTCTTATTGGCTTTAGAGCTTGGTTTTCCTAATTGAACAATGGATTCTGAATCTGTGTCTTTTTCTTTATAACGTGAACTGTAGTATTCACCTACAGCATGGTTTAATGCGTGTTTAGCCAAAGATATGTCAGTTGCAAAAGGCCTAGAGGCAATTGTTGTTTTTGCCTCATTCAAATACATCTTATATTCCAAAAGACTTGATTCTAGTACTTTTATGAACGCTGTTTTCACTTCTTCAGAGCGAAAGAAAACAAAATAATCATCAACATAGCGCCTAAAGTCATAGTCTTTCGAAATTTGATACTCATTCTGGATCATTTTATCGACTAGGTTTAAATCGATTTTCTGTAAAATAATTTCTGCAAAAATCCTACTTACTTCAGGCCCTATAATAATACCGTTAGTCTCACGATAATTTGTGAGTTGCATTAAGTTATCGAATTCCCCGTCAAAATTACCATGAGCCCTTGGCCTAGCTTTAGCTAAGCGCTTACTTTTTACAGCCCAACCAATTGAATGCGTATAAATACTGGGAAAGCACTTGGAAACATCAACCTGAAGCATGCTATGAAACTGCTTTTCCAGTTTGTGATAATCATAAGACTCGAAAAAACGATATAAAAAAGGATACTTTCTGTATTTAAAGTAGGAACTTGAAACAATTCGTTCTTCGTCTACACTTTCAACACCATCAGCAAGCTTTGATCCTTCCTGGGCTTTACCATAAAACTTGGTTGATTTTCTATAAGGATGTCTTAAAGAGTATTTTGATTTTGTACAGTAATATTCAATTAGATCATCGTATTTATCATAAAAATCACAAACTTTCAGTTGAGCTACCGGGTGCATGATTGATATTGTGCGTGGAGTCTTGTTACCACCTCGACATACAAGGTAATCTAACGGAATATAAACGCCAGTTTCACTTTCAAAATCTAGACCCGAAACAGTCTTATACGCATTAACATGCGCTGACGTACTAAACCTTTGATACATTGTGAAATTAGAGAACCATAGCGGTAGCTCATAGGGAAGAACATCAGTTAGCAACGTTCTTAACTTGTCATTAGTATCCACTTTAATAATGTCAGGCATTTTGCCAAACCCGCATTATTTGAGCTGTTTGCTTCTTACTAAATTTCCCTACATTTCCTTTTCTTGCATTTCCATATATTGATATTTTCTTAATTTTATCTTGTTCTTGTTGATTGAGCCCAAACCGAGGGTTGACCAATTGTTGACAAAGAAAACCATCAAGAGGTTTTAAACACTCAAAGCCATCTGTCACATACTGATAATTGTGAGAAAGGCCTGCTAACAAATCTCCGTTCTTACCTTTTCGTACACTTTTCAGCATACAAAGGTATTCAAGCCTTCTTTTTAAAAGGGAGATATTGTTTTGTTTTTTATGATCACAAAATCCTATTACTATCCGAGATTTAAGTTTATTTAGCTTTGATCGAGAGATTGTCAAAGTTACTTTGTTTGGCTTATCCTTTTTT
It includes:
- the mobH gene encoding MobH family relaxase, with the translated sequence MLHFNWLKKDRKKSEAATPAPPKIPGILTVRKVDDLLARHKGLIVQINELAGLSERNFNRYYLHALRNFARFVQLLPASEVHHHAGPGGMLTHTLEVCVNALKIRRSYLLSETGGAEEIAAKQDLWTYAVFLAALCHDVAKVAVDQTVTVYDLDHQPKSWSPWESFLDEQSAWYSTEFQHGRQYRLHEKASLLLIHRIIPAYALNWISSDRYIFSQWLACVSGDIDNAPSIGEIIGIADGKSVATNLGADSGRMPVVKTKPLHEKMLTALRYLLNAGELPLNRNGAAGWISGDDCWLVSKRTVDAIRDQLTQEGHTGVPTKNGRLFDILQEHGVLVPYGDKAIWPCIVEGEGWSNELTMIRIAIAKLWPNSDSRPKAFEGRIIPAEMEVSTKLGASAGNEKSRPSPVITPMKTGSDQTAPEESQHNQENEPSLTMEPEDESPASNRQQLRQDFDLQNFLPSDDRALDESQPANPDPDAITTEQKSHTNAQSESAVPVNDETDDPADAFFAWLRNGIQNGEIKTNRPKARVHIVDDGVALMTPGIFQDYASAQTDGRIDWASIQKKVLKKNWHVRDVHGLNVIKYQVEGGKKSATINVILFNDESLVFGGKEPPTANPHLTKIHS
- the ltrA gene encoding group II intron reverse transcriptase/maturase, which encodes MSEAKPFVISKWQVMRAFELVKANAGAAGVDRQSLADFERNLKDNLYKLWNRLSSGSYFPPPVKAVAIPKKTGGERILGIPTVSDRIAQMVVKLEFEPQVEPHFLPDSYGYRPNKSALDAVGVTRERCWRYDWVLEFDIKGLFDNIPHDLLLKAVYKHTDTAWVRLYIERWLTVPMQMPNGELSSRGKGTPQGGVVSPVLSNLFLHYVFDKWLQKHYSDTPWCRYADDGLVHCRSEAEAKHMLEALKQRFQSCGLELHPVKTKIVYCKDGSRKGRYKHTSFDFLGYTFRRRLCRNRKRNSVFVNFTPAVSKAALKSMRGKVRKLRVRTRTELSLGQIAQWLNPIIRGWIGYYGCYTRSALYGMCRHVNMTLVRWVRRKFKPLRQHKIKAMLFLEKIADQHPNLFAHWRAGMIGAFA
- the drt3b gene encoding antiviral reverse transcriptase Drt3b, with product MPDIIKVDTNDKLRTLLTDVLPYELPLWFSNFTMYQRFSTSAHVNAYKTVSGLDFESETGVYIPLDYLVCRGGNKTPRTISIMHPVAQLKVCDFYDKYDDLIEYYCTKSKYSLRHPYRKSTKFYGKAQEGSKLADGVESVDEERIVSSSYFKYRKYPFLYRFFESYDYHKLEKQFHSMLQVDVSKCFPSIYTHSIGWAVKSKRLAKARPRAHGNFDGEFDNLMQLTNYRETNGIIIGPEVSRIFAEIILQKIDLNLVDKMIQNEYQISKDYDFRRYVDDYFVFFRSEEVKTAFIKVLESSLLEYKMYLNEAKTTIASRPFATDISLAKHALNHAVGEYYSSRYKEKDTDSESIVQLGKPSSKANKTIAEIKMALANHKVEYNSISNYLFSAITKRTLSYLSKIAEVDEKEEFHLNWLLVDLDVLFFVHAMDIRIRPTDRLARLIHDLLERTSDWPESHKEIIHKKIFDHVKQAINIFINHANDMIGLETLNLLIILTMLPSKYQMPENKLKDYLGSLEKHSETNDFYFRWITFMLYIESKPGYQKLRDELIKAADSYLLNSDDMFIDSEYFMFYFDYLACPHIDEAVRIKMIEEVKKITLDSKQKPVQFNVNSQSQIVLNRDFIVSWSDPEYLKNSLEKKEYIFSYN